From the genome of Gorilla gorilla gorilla isolate KB3781 chromosome 4, NHGRI_mGorGor1-v2.1_pri, whole genome shotgun sequence:
TGACCCGTTGCACTGAACAAGACCAAATCGCTGGTTGTGCGCTTAACGTGAGGGTGGGCCCAGTGTGCCCTGCGATGGGTCCCGTGTCACTGTTTACATGACCTATCTGTGTGGTTATATAGCCCTTTATTTAAAAGAGAGAAGTTCCTTTTACAAAGTTATTAATTATAtgtttaaaagttaaagaaaaaaagagctgcaGAGTATTTATAAAActgtcttttagaaaaaaaacaagcaagaagaCCGTTTGACCATATgaatggaaaagggaagaaagtatAATAGAAACTttgctagttaaaaaaaaaagaaaaaaaaacaaaaaatccctttCTTGTAAACTTATGGACACCTCTTTGTGGCTGTTGGAGTTTAGTTTTTATATACACAGAGTTATCAGACATTATTTATAaaacttagtttaaaaaaaagacaaaaaaaaaaaaaaaagccaagccgTGAGCCGACCAGAAGGCCGTCCTCTTTGATATCTTTTGCAATTGTACCGAAAGTGACTTACTCCTCTGCCCTTCCTGCTTCCGTCTCTTGCCGGTGCCGTGGTGTTGTCCGTGCCTGGTGAGGTTTTGTGCAGCGGTAAAGTGCTGGTGCTTCTGGTGACCTTTGACCTGTGGGTGTCACTTCTTGTGTCTGTTTTCCCGTGTTCGTTTTTTGGGTTTAGTTGTGCTTTTGCTTCTGCTGGCTTGCTGGACCTGGGCTGGGGTGCCAAGTGGCGCTTGCTGCGTCAGAGCTCAAGGAATCTGTGCCCACCACCAGCTCCTGGTCCGTAGGAGGTGAGACATGGGGTTCTGTCATGCCCCCCTCCACTGAGCCTTGGCTACATCTGTGTCTAGGGCTTGGGCTGATCTAGTGGCAGGGTAGGTGAAACTGGGGTCCCTTGGGGCCCCGCACGCTGCTTCCACACCCACCACCTCTGGCCTTGGGTGGTGGCATTACAGGGATGAAGGAGTCACTGTGGGTGGCCACAGGGCTATGGCCAAGCGTTCCCTGGCCGTcttcctctggcctcagctttGTTCCTATAGGCTGCCCGCGCCGTGGGCTGCAGGTCTCGCCGCCCGCTTGATCCCTGAGGTGTTTCCATGCTGTGGGTGGTGCTTCCAGGCAGAGTGGGTGGGGGCCCACCGGGGGCCGCCCTTTCTTCCTTGTCCCTGCCTCACTCTGAGAGCCTTGGGGGTCTCCACCAGTGCAGACAAGGGCTACAGTCTCCAGGGCTGGGTCTTGTCCCTCTTCTCCGCTGGTCCACGCTGGCAGCTCTTGGCTTCGGGCCTGCCTTCTGCCTCCCTTTGGGATCTGTGTCTTCCAGGGATCAGCTGCTTGGCTTCTGCTGGAGGTGCCTCCCTGTGGGGGCGCAGCCTGCCTCCTGCTCTCAGTTCCTCACCAGAGGCTGCTGCCCTTCCTGGCTGGGCTCAGGAGGCTCCTTGTAGGCATACGATGGGGAGGGGGTGCCCCTACCCACCTCCAAGAGGCTACAGCCCTGTGTCTGGCCATGTGAGCCCTGGCCTTTCGCCGGGTTGCTGGTTTCTTTTCTGTGGGGCCCAGACTTCTGTAAAGCACACAGATGTGGGTAAGATGAAAAACTGGCCCAACAGGGCTTAACCCTATGGGTGGTGGGATTTTTATCCAAGAGTTTGGCCTGGTGTGCCCACAGGATGGGAACAGGGAGGCACCGTCAACACTTGTGATGTTAATGAGCTTTTCTTTGCTCGAGGTGTTCAGAGACAAGTCCTGTGTCTACCTGCGtcagcctgaaaatggaaatattggcTGTTGACTCTTGTCATTTAGTGACTTCATCCCCCTCCCCTCAGTCTGATCTTGTCTAAGTAGAATCCAGGCGTTAGTTGGAATCATATCATAAGTATCCATAAAGAAAACGTCATGATCTGCCTTGGAGTGGGGAGAAACAGGCCCTCCCTGTCCTTGTGCGGCCCCCACTTTTGTCCTGGCTGTGGGTGGCCATCCATTTTGAGCACCTCTGCCAGGCTGCAGACCTGGAGGCGAAGGGAGTGTGGAAGAGGAGGGTGTAAGGGTCGACGCGTGCTGAATGGGAGGCGCAGGTCCTCGGTGCGTTGGCAGAAGAGGCTTCTGGAGTTTCGAGGCCATACCTCCTTTCAAGAGCTTTGGATTCGGGGCGACTTCCCTCGGTCTAGGGGAGTGTTCCTGTCCCCTGTCAGGTCAGCCCTGCGGAGCCACTCCacccctcttccccttcccctggaTTTCCTGACATAGATGGTGTGTTCATGTGCAGGTGTGAGTGTGCTGTCCTGATCTCTGTTGATCCCGCTTTCCTGCTGAGAGGGTGGTGGAGAGGGTGGTGGTCTCTTCTCACCTCAGTTTTTCTGACACAGCGAATCGAGGGCTTTGGCCAAGGCCAGGTCTCTCAAACTTGTCCGCCAAGTAAACCATGATATATGTCTTCCCTTCCACCTTAACGTTGCCCCAACTCCTCTTTTATCCTAACATGGACACTCAGATTTCAGAGGAATAGCCAGCAGGGACAGGTCAGCTCTCACCAGGAGAGTGAGGCCCCTGGTTGCTGCACGGGGTGGCACTGGTGTTGCTGGCTCAGCTCTTGGTGCATGTTTCAGATATGTGTGCACACTTCTGCCTGGTGGTCAGGGCCCGGCCCACGGCCCTGAGTGGCTGCAGCCTGCTTTGGGACGATGGTCAGGTCCCATGTTGTCCCTGCTGCCTCCCTCTGGAGTGGCCACTTGGCCAAAGCGCCCATCCACATCTGGAAAGTCTGAGCCGCAGCCTGCTGCACCGTTTCCGCTCTGGGATCTTGTGAGTTACTTTTTTAGGCTGTGGTTTGGTGAAAGGAACCAACACATTAACGATTTTTCCCCCAGAAGCCACTGAATAAttctttttggtgtatttttgcCTTCCTGTTGGCTGTCTGGCCTTGGAGCAGGTCGGGAGAGTGGAGTACATAATCAGTGCCACACAGAGGCAGGGCGTGTCTGAGAGACTAATGCCTGTCCTGCCTCTGGCCTGTGTCCTGGGTGTGTACCATACCTGCTGGGCCAGTCCCACACATTTCCACCCTGCCCCTGGAGCAGCAGCTTTGATACCATGGGTGTCCCTTGAGTCTGAGCTAGAGTGTGTCCCCGATAAACTGTGAGACCTCCCTGTTCTTGGTGACCCCAGTTGGGCTTTGGCCCCTCCAGCAACCTTGTGTCCCAGCCCTGCCCTTCTTCCCACCCCCTCAATCTGCTAGTCCCTGAAGCCTTTAACCAAACGGGAGTGGGCACAGAAAGCCTTCTCCTGGCAACAGGACAAGGGCTGCCCGCGTTTCCAGCCCTGTTGCTCTCCTGGCGCTGAGAGGTGGGTCCAAGCAGAGTTGATCAgtccctgcctgccctgcctaGGTCTAGCCAGGGGAGGTTGTGTGTGTGGGAGAAGACCCCGGGATCTGCTGGGGTGGGATGGAGGTTATTAAAGATCTAagtgaggaggggctggggtttgGATGCGGGGTGAGGCCCGAGCGCTCACACGTCGTGTAGGGCGGGCAGGGGCCTGACCTCTTGCAGGGCAGTGGCCTTGGTGCCCTACCCCTGCCCTGCGCAGTATTTATTGCTAAATTATTGTCCAGGAGGGGCAGCACTGGGCCTGGCCCCCCGGGTATTTATTGCTGTACATAGTGTATGTTTGTGATATATaaggttttctttattttgtatatGATCAATAAACCTTTTAAAGAGACTGGCAGGTGCTTCTTTGGGGCGACGCGGCGGGCGGAGCCGGAAGGggtgggtgggggcggggccCATCTTGCGCATGCGCCTTGAGCGCGGCCTGCCGTGTGAGGCGGAAGCGGAAGAGCAGGTCTCCAGGGGAGCGATGGCAGCCGGGGGTCTGAGCCGCTCCGAGCGCAAAGCGGCGGAGCGGGTCCGGAGGTTGCGGGAGGAGCAGCAGAGGGAGCGCCTCCGCCAGGTACGCCGCCGCCGCTCCCCGGCCCGGCCATGCCCGGCCCGCGCCGCCGCTCACCGTCCGCCTGCCCGCAGGTGTCGCGCATCCTGAGGAAGGCGGCGGCGGAGCGCAGCGCCGAGGAGGGCCGGCTGCTGGCCGAGAGCGCGGACCTGGTAACGGAGCTGCAGGGCCGGAGCCGGCGGCGCGAGGGCCTGAAGCGGCGGCAGGAGGAGGCGAGTTCCGCGCGCGGCGCTCGGGCGCCCCCGGTTTCGGGAGCAGCTGGGGCGACGGGCGGTCCCGGGTGGGGCGGCCCGGGGCGGTGACCACCCTGGCGTCTTGGCAGGTGTGCGACGACCCGGAGGAGCTGCGGGGGAAGGTCCGGGAGCTGGCCAGCGCCGTCCGGAACGCCAAATACTTGGTCGTCTACACAGGCGCGGGAATCAGCACGGTAGGGAGGGAGGCGGAGGCGTACCCCAGGACGGAGTATGAGCTCCAGTAATCGCGAAAAACTCGCCTTTAAAGCAGCTCTAAGGTTTTTTCTCTTAAAGAAACGAAATGACCAAAACTTACCTAAGGTAAACGCTTTTTAAACGCTTGGCCTCTGTGTTACAGCCagttaaaaaaaacaaggagTAGAGATACGAATGGGGTGTAGTAGCCGACTGCTCGCAGGCACCCCCAGGTTATGTGGACAGAGCTAAGCCCAAAGTTGTCGTGATTTTCCACTCTGTTCTGTCCATGTTGAGGGAAGATGAGTAGAAAGTGACACAGTAAGAGCCAGAATACACCAGGTGAAGGAGAGAATTGCATTGTGTTTTGAGAAGTTTCACTGACAAGTTATCCTGGGCTGTGGGACATCACTAGCTTTGAAAGTGTAGCTGGCACCTCGTCCATCTAATctggtgggtgtgtgtggggtgttgGGCACGCGTCGGCCTAGCAGATCTGAACCCAGGTGATTTCTGTTCTCAGGAAGCTTTTAGGTGACAAGGATCAGGCATGTGAACAAATAACCATACTGTAAAGCTGGCTGTGCTGGGTCGCTAGAACAAACGCAGACACACACTCTGCGCTCTTGGAGTTGGGAAACCCACCTGCGTTGGCTTTTTGTGGGAGGTGGCCTTGATTGGGCCTTGAAGGATGGGTGAGATTTACAGAAGGTTGGAATGAGGCACTCCAAGCAAAGAACAGCAGAGGCTCAGCAGCAAGAATGCAAAAAGGGAGTTCACTACTGACTCAAATACCCGGAGCCCTGGGGTTTAGTCTCCTCCCTCCACAAGTCACATGTAAAAGTCCAGtcatgctgggcgcggtggctcatgcctataatcctagcactttgggaggccgaggtgggcggatcatgaggtcagtagttcaagaacagcctggccaacacggtgaaaccctgtctctactaaaaacacaaaaattagtcgggcatggtggcgggcgcctgcaatcccagctactcgagaggctgaggcaggagaatcacttgaaactggaaggcggaggttgcagtgagccgagatcgtgccactccactccagcctgggcgaaagagttaaactccgtctctcaaaaaaaaaaaaaaaagtccagtcaTGTAATTGTGCAACAATCGTGTGACCTCTTATGGAACTTCCAATGGCAACTAAAAGCACATGCAGCTAGTGGATTTCATCTGAGTGTTTGAGGTTCCCGTCTTGAATGTGACTGTCGGAACTACTGCCCAGGGGGGTGGTGCATTTTTCTGAGTTTAAGCAGGAGTCGGGAGTCCCCAAAAGGGAACACAAGACACCTTGATCCTGGCATATCTTGTGTGccctctgtgggcctcagtttgtTTCACAGGATTGAAAACCTGGGAAGTTAGATGCTCATCTCATCTGGAGAAGTTGTTCTGCCTTTGTTAAGGTGGAGCGGGAATAGTCAGCACTGGGACGTGAGAATGGACAGTCGCCTGGACCCACCTAGGGATTCACCATTTGCTAAATGTGTGAGCTGTGGGCTCGGCCCTGGGGGCACTTAGGAACATGACTAGTCTTCCCCTGCAGTGTGGAGGACACATGTGCCACAGAGCCCAGCTTTGTGCTTGGTGCCAGAGAGGCttccagaggcaggcagggctgcGTGCAGCCTGGAAGGATTAGCCAGGCCAGGCGGGAAACGGAAGTCTAGGTAGAAGGGAGGAGCCGAATTGGGGTACACTCCATATGGGCTCAGGCAGGTCAGCCTGTGGAATGAATAGAGGCCAACATGCGGGCCAGCCCGGAATGCAGCAGAAGTGACAATGGCTTTCCGTTTCTGGGAATTCTGCCAGTACCTACAGTGGTGCCTTTTGACTTGGCTTACCTTTTTTCTCGACATGCAGGCAGCATCTATCCCAGACTACCGGGGCCCTAATGGAGTGTGGACACTGCTTCAGAAAGGGAGAAGCGTTAGGTAAGCGGGCCAGGCACGGCCTCCCACATAGGCTGGGCAGCGGCAGCACGGGCCTGAGCTCCAGCTCTCCTCACcttgccttcctttctgcctGGCAGTGCTGCCGACCTGAGTGAGGCCGAGCCAACCCTCACACACATGAGCATCACCCGTCTGCATGAGCAGAAGCTGGTAAGAGCCCTGGGTGGCTGGTACGCTTGCCAGGGACCAGGCAGAGCACGTTGGTGCCCAGTGGGCAACTGCACCCTCCCTCTGTCTGCCAGTTGACTCCCATGATGAGCACGCACCAACTGGGTTAGGCCCGGGTTTGATCCTTCTGTGCTTGACCCTCCAGGACAGAAGGGGAGCTCCCCCTCTGAACCATCCCATCCacagccagcctcagcctcagagcTGCTGGTGGCCTTTCCCCTTTGTGATTCCCTTGCATTTTTCTGTGGACCTCAGAAGCCATCCTAGTCACAGGGGAGGCTTATAGGACATCTCTGGGGACCTTCTGCTGAACACCCTCAACCAATGGGGCGTAGCGGTTGATCTGCCTAGGTCCCCAGGGACCTGAAATGTCATGACCCAAGAGAGCATGGATCTGGGGCAGAGTGGCCCTTGCCAAACCCCGAGCCACTTCCCAACCTTGCCGGGACAGTGCAACCTCTTGCCCTCCCAGCCGCTCCAGGTGCATCAGGGCTGGAGGAAGGAcagcccctccccaccacagGCCCTCTTGACTCCTGGTGGTTGGACCTGTTGTGTGTTTTACTTTCTAAGGCTCTCTGGGGGGTCGGAGCTGCCCCTGGTTTTGGGAGCCATCGGCTGGGCTCAGAACAGCCTCGCTGTGGCCGGGTACTGACCTCCCCACCACCACTGACGGCCATCCCTCCCCTTGCCACCCGTTCTGCCTTCCAGGTGCAGCATGTGGTGTCTCAGAACTGTGACGGGCTCCACCTGAGGAGTGGGCTGCCGCGCACGGCCATCTCCGAGCTCCACGGGAACATGTACATTGAAGTGAGCAGTCCTGCAGGGACCCGGGGTCTCCACGGGCAGGCGGGTCCCACTCACTGTGCCCTCTTGCCTCTAGGTCTGTACCTCCTGCGTTCCCAACAGGGAGTACGTGCGGGTGTTCGATGTGACAGAGCGCACCGCCCTCCACAGACACCAGACAGGCCGGACCTGCCACAAGTGTGGGACCCAACTGCGGGACACCATTGTGCACTTTGGGGAGAGGGGGACGTTGGGGCAGCCTCTGAACTGGGAAGCGGCGACCGAGGCTGCCAGCAGAGCAGACACCATCCTGTGTCTAGGGTCCAGCCTGAAGGTACGTGCTGATGACACCGTGAGTGAACCGAGCCCCCGCCCGCCCGAGGGTGTCCAGCTCTGCGGCCCAGCACTCTACAGACTTGTCccttgtgtgtgtgcggtgtctGTCTGCCTGCTTCCACAGGTTCTAAAGAAGTACCCACACCTCTGGTGCATGACCAAGCCCCCTAGCCGGCGGCCGAAGCTCTACATCGTGAACCTGCAGGTAACTCGGGTGCTGAGAGCCACATCCTTAGATCTGGGTCTTAGAACGCACAGCC
Proteins encoded in this window:
- the SIRT7 gene encoding NAD-dependent protein deacetylase sirtuin-7 isoform X2; protein product: MRLERGLPCEAEAEEQVSRGAMAAGGLSRSERKAAERVRRLREEQQRERLRQVSRILRKAAAERSAEEGRLLAESADLVTELQGRSRRREGLKRRQEEVCDDPEELRGKVRELASAVRNAKYLVVYTGAGISTAASIPDYRGPNGVWTLLQKGRSVSAADLSEAEPTLTHMSITRLHEQKLVQHVVSQNCDGLHLRSGLPRTAISELHGNMYIEVCTSCVPNREYVRVFDVTERTALHRHQTGRTCHKCGTQLRDTIVHFGERGTLGQPLNWEAATEAASRADTILCLGSSLKVLKKYPHLWCMTKPPSRRPKLYIVNLQWTPKDDWAALKLHGKCDDVMRLLMAELGLEIPAYSRWQDPIFSLATPLRAGEEGSHSRKSLCRSREEAPPGDRGAPLSSAPILGGWFGRGCTKRTKRKKVT
- the SIRT7 gene encoding NAD-dependent protein deacetylase sirtuin-7 isoform X1 translates to MRLERGLPCEAEAEEQVSRGAMAAGGLSRSERKAAERVRRLREEQQRERLRQVSRILRKAAAERSAEEGRLLAESADLVTELQGRSRRREGLKRRQEEVCDDPEELRGKVRELASAVRNAKYLVVYTGAGISTAASIPDYRGPNGVWTLLQKGRSVSAADLSEAEPTLTHMSITRLHEQKLVQHVVSQNCDGLHLRSGLPRTAISELHGNMYIEVCTSCVPNREYVRVFDVTERTALHRHQTGRTCHKCGTQLRDTIVHFGERGTLGQPLNWEAATEAASRADTILCLGSSLKVRADDTVSEPSPRPPEGVQLCGPALYRLVPCVCAVSVCLLPQVLKKYPHLWCMTKPPSRRPKLYIVNLQWTPKDDWAALKLHGKCDDVMRLLMAELGLEIPAYSRWQDPIFSLATPLRAGEEGSHSRKSLCRSREEAPPGDRGAPLSSAPILGGWFGRGCTKRTKRKKVT
- the SIRT7 gene encoding NAD-dependent protein deacetylase sirtuin-7 isoform X4; protein product: MLISSGEVVLPLLRWSGNSQHWDVRMDSRLDPPRDSPFAKCAASIPDYRGPNGVWTLLQKGRSVSAADLSEAEPTLTHMSITRLHEQKLVQHVVSQNCDGLHLRSGLPRTAISELHGNMYIEVCTSCVPNREYVRVFDVTERTALHRHQTGRTCHKCGTQLRDTIVHFGERGTLGQPLNWEAATEAASRADTILCLGSSLKVRADDTVSEPSPRPPEGVQLCGPALYRLVPCVCAVSVCLLPQVLKKYPHLWCMTKPPSRRPKLYIVNLQWTPKDDWAALKLHGKCDDVMRLLMAELGLEIPAYSRWQDPIFSLATPLRAGEEGSHSRKSLCRSREEAPPGDRGAPLSSAPILGGWFGRGCTKRTKRKKVT
- the SIRT7 gene encoding NAD-dependent protein deacetylase sirtuin-7 isoform X3 codes for the protein MRLERGLPCEAEAEEQVSRGAMAAGGLSRSERKAAERVRRLREEQQRERLRQVSRILRKAAAERSAEEGRLLAESADLVTELQGRSRRREGLKRRQEEVCDDPEELRGKVRELASAVRNAKYLVVYTGAGISTAASIPDYRGPNGVWTLLQKGRSVSAADLSEAEPTLTHMSITRLHEQKLVQHVVSQNCDGLHLRSGLPRTAISELHGNMYIEVCTSCVPNREYVRVFDVTERTALHRHQTGRTCHKCGTQLRDTIVHFGERGTLGQPLNWEAATEAASRADTILCLGSSLKVRADDTVSEPSPRPPEGVQLCGPALYRLVPCVCAVSVCLLPQVLKKYPHLWCMTKPPSRRPKLYIVNLQWTPKDDWAALKLHGKCDDVMRLLMAELGLEIPAYSRVL
- the SIRT7 gene encoding NAD-dependent protein deacetylase sirtuin-7 isoform X5, with the translated sequence MSSSNREKLAFKAALRFFLLKKRNDQNLPKAASIPDYRGPNGVWTLLQKGRSVSAADLSEAEPTLTHMSITRLHEQKLVQHVVSQNCDGLHLRSGLPRTAISELHGNMYIEVCTSCVPNREYVRVFDVTERTALHRHQTGRTCHKCGTQLRDTIVHFGERGTLGQPLNWEAATEAASRADTILCLGSSLKVRADDTVSEPSPRPPEGVQLCGPALYRLVPCVCAVSVCLLPQVLKKYPHLWCMTKPPSRRPKLYIVNLQWTPKDDWAALKLHGKCDDVMRLLMAELGLEIPAYSRWQDPIFSLATPLRAGEEGSHSRKSLCRSREEAPPGDRGAPLSSAPILGGWFGRGCTKRTKRKKVT